The sequence GTGCGTATGATCGTGCGGTCCTCGAAATGGACAAAGGTACCAACGCCGACCAGGCAGTTGCCGTGCGGTATCTCGCATTCGCAGCTGCGCTAGATTTTCGCAAGGAACTACCTGACGTTCCGAAGACCCTCGCAAAGTTTGGCGTGAAGGCGAAAACAACGGCATTGAGAGAGCTGCGCCAGCAGCTCAAGTCGAAGATTCCTGTGTCCGGTTCGCTGGAAACTCAACTGGTGAATGTTGCCAGAGCGGTCTGGGAAGAAGCCAATCCGCGTCGGGATGTGTTTTAAGCAACGAGGAGGCAGTCGTGGGCAGGGCATTGAAGCAAGCATTCGTCGGAACGGTTTTGTCCGTCGGTTTGGCAGGGCTCATGGGCTGCACCTCGCTAGCACCCAAATTCGAGCCGACGCCACTGCCGACCAAGCATCGGAGGGTCATTCATGCGACGCCTCCGACAAAGGTGGTCAAGCCCAAGAAGATGATCGTCAAGAAAGAGATAAAGCCGGCTGAGGAAACCTCTCAAACGCTACCTGCCATCCCTGCCATGGGCGGAGGCGGAACTGGGGGCGGAAGTAATAGTGGCGGAGGCGGGAGTAGTAGCGGCGGAGGTGGAGGCAACTGGGGAGGAGGTTGAGGCGAACGCCCATTTGGGCGCCGCGGGCTGCCGCCGCATTAGTTCCGCCAAGACGTACCTTGGAGCGGCTCGCCAATTAGGGCCAAGTACTCTATGTTCTGCGACATCCGCGTGGTGTCGTGTCGATACGGTAGTCCTGGGCAGGGGCGGTCCATGTTCGAAGTCGTCGCATTCTGGTGGAAGACAACGTCGAAAGGCCCTGCTGCAAGGGCTTTTGGCCTGATCGTCGCGCTCTGCGGCCTGCTGCTACTCGGATCACAAGCCGCAAACGCCGCGCCGAACTGGACGCTCGATCCCACCGCTTCGGTGATCACCTACCAGTCGGTCAAGAAGAACACGATCGTCGAGACCAACAAGATCAGGAACATCACCGGCACGCTGAGCGCGGCGGGTGATGCCAAGGTCACGTTCGACCTCAATTCGGTCGATACCGGCGTCGACCTGCGCAACGTTCGCATGCGCTTCCTGTTCTTCGAGACATTCAAATACCCGACCGCCGAGTTGACGGCGAAGGTGGATCCCGCCGCATTCGCCGATCTCGCGACAAAGCGCAGGGTGAAGGCAACGCTGCCGTTCCGCCTCAATCTGCACGGCGTCGACAAGGATCTCGAGGCCAGCGTCGTCGTAACCATGATCAGCGACAACATGGTGTCGGTTGCTTCGGAGGCTCCGGTCGCTGTCCATGTCGAGGATTTCGGCCTGCTGCCGAACATCGACAAGCTGCAGCAGGCCGCCAACGTCACCAACATCGTGCCCACCGCGTCGGTATCGTTCGATTTCGTCTTCACCGCCGACGGCAGCAAGCCGGCCGCCACCCCGACCACCGCGGCGAGTTCGGCCGATGTCGGCCCGGTTGCCACCGATGCCGCCAAGGCGAATTTCAGCGACGAGGAATGCCTGAACAGGTTCGCCGTGCTGTCGCGCACCGGCGCCATCTACTTCCGGCCAGCCAGCGCGCGGCTCGATGCGAAAAGCCGCCCCTTGCTGACCGAGGTTGAAGGTGTCGTCGGAAAATGCCCGAGCCTGAAGGTCGAGGTCTCCGGTTATACCGATTCCGACGGCTCACCGGAGGCGAACAAGCAATTGTCGGAGCGCCGGGCCCAGGCGGTTGCCGATGCCCTCATTGCCGCGGGCATTCCGCGCAACCAGGTCAGTTCCGCGGGCTATGGCGAGGAGCGGCCGGTTGCCGCCAACGATACGCCCAAAAACAAGGCGCTCAACCGGCGGATCGAATTTTCCGCGACCAAGCTCTGAGGTGGCGGTGAGGTCCGATCCGATCGCCCGTTGCGGTGGCCTCTTTCGCGCCGCCGCTCTCGCGCTGCTCGCCTTGCTGTTGACGTTGACGGCCGCCAGCGCCGAGCGCCGCGTCGCCCTTGTCCTCGGCAACGCCCAATATCAGCACGCGGCACCCCTCGCCAATCCGGTGCGCGACGCCCAGGCCATGGCCGAACGCTTGAAGAAGCTCGATTTCGAGGTGGTTTCCGGCTTCGACCTGACCAAGCCGCAGACGCAGGCGACCATCGCCCAGTTCGCAAAACAGGTGCGCGGTGCCGATATCGCGCTGTTCTTCTACGCCGGCCACGGCTTGCAGGTTTCGGGCAAGAACTACCTGCTCCCGGTCGACGCCGCGCTGGAGGACGAGACCTCCCTCGACTTCGAGGCCGTGTCGGTTGATTTCGTTTTACGCCAGATGTCGCGGGAGACCAGTATCAGGCTGGTGTTTCTCGACGCTTGCCGCGACAATCCCCTCGCCGAGGTGCTGGCCAAGACGGCGGGCGTCCATGGCGCGAGCAGCGGCCTCGCCGAGATCCCGATCGAGAATGGTGGCGCCGGCACGCTCGTCGCCTTCGCCGCCAGCCCCAATCAACTCGCCTATGACGGGTCGGGCGAACATTCGCCGTTCACCGCCGCACTGCTTCAGCACATCGGCGAATCCAACGTCTCCATCACCGAGGCGATGAACAGGGTGACCGGTGATGTCTTCAAGGCAACCGCCGGCAAGCAGCGCCCCTGGCTCAATGTATCGCTGACCACGGAGGTCGTCCTGCACAAGGTCGATCTCAATGCGCCATTGATCGTGGGCGAGGCGAGCACACCTCAGGCCGAAGGCGGCTCCGACGCGCGCAACACCGGCGCTGCCGGGGCGTCAGGCCAAAGCAACGATCAGCTGGCGCTCGACGTGCTGCGCCAGAAAATCCCCAAACTGGCGTCGGATGCCCCGATCCTTTTCAACCATCCGGTCGATTTCGGCGACGCGGCAATCGACGGCAAGAGCATCGCCGAACTGATCAAGGGCAAGCCGCTGTTCAGCCCGGTGGAGGGGTTGGACAAATCGGTCTGGGAGGGCAAGCACTGCGACGGCTGCCATGAATGGAACGAGGCACGGCTGTGCGATCAGGCGAAAAATTTCGCCGCCAACGATGTCTCTGTCTTGCGCCTGCAACATCCGCTGGGAACACGCTTCAAAGTGGCGCTTGCCAAATGGGCGCAAGGCGGCTGCAAGTAGGCAGGAAGCAGCGGTTTCCATCCGATTTCTGTCGGGATGGCGGCTCTAATATGCATCCGCCGATTGGCGCAACGCCTCGATCTCGGCCATCTGGATGCCCATTTCGACAAATGCCGAAAGAACGGCAAACCGGTCCGCGAGCGCAACACGGGCCAGTCCGGCCAGAATCCCGGCATTGACCGCATGGGCGGCAGGAAATGGTTGCAAGGCCGGTGCCATCGTTGCGGCCGTAGCCGAACTGTCGCGCCATCCGGCAGCCAGCGCAATCCAGCCGACCGGCGTTGTCGGTGGTGTCACTGCCGCTGCGCTGACGGCTGCCCGATGGCGGGGATTGTCCGGTTCACCCACCCAGTCGCCAATATGCGCAAGCAATTCCTGATCGGTGCCATCGAACAGCTCGGTCAGATGGCTCAGGCATTCATGCGCCCACCAGACCGCGGCCCGCTCGGGAAGCAAATAGGCACAGAAGGTAATCGCTTCTTCGGGAACGCGTCCGGCGAGCAGGTCGCGGCAAAACGCGATCGAGCTTTGGTCGGTTGGAAGGGTTTTCATGTCCCGGGCAATAGCGGGGCAAGCCGTGAAAAGATCTCGTGCCGTCTTGAATCGGAGCCCATTGGCCATGATCGCCACGCCTTCATCGAGAAGCCTTGGCCACTCAAGCCTTAGGCCGGGCGCTGGTCAAGTCTCAACCCGTGCCGCGGTAACACCCATCGGCACGATCATGCCCACCAGCGTTTATCGACAGACAATTGCCATGAACTTTGGTATCGTCATGATCGTCGAAATCGGATGCTCAAACAGGAGTAACCGCTATGCAGTGGGGCAGGTCAGCCTTTGTGTTGGCGGTGGTGTTTTTCTCGACCCACGCTTCCGCCGATCCCGTTCAGAAATCAGAAGACATCGTGAAGTTTTTCACTGGCGCCGCCGACCTCGGCAAGTCACGGGGAATTTGCGTCGGCACCGAGGAGGAGTGCAAAAGCAAGACCAAGGCAAAGGACGCGCCGGGCGAAAAATCCAGCCTCGATATGCTGATCAATTTCGGCTTGGATTCGGCCACGCTCGACACCACCGCGCGCGCTGAGCTCGATGAGTTCGCCAAGGCGCTGAAGGACAGCCGGCTGAGCACGTTCAGCTTCGTCGTCGAAGGCTATACCGACGCCACCGGCACGGTGCATTACAATGAAGGCCTGTCGCAACGGCGTGCGAAATCGGTGGCAGCCTTCCTGACGGCCAGCGGTGTCGATCCCAGCCGCATCAACGCGATCGGCATGGGCGAGAAGAACCCCCGCAGCCCCAACCCGTACGATCCGGTCAACCGCCGCGTGGAAATGCGGATCAAGACGCAGTAGCGCGCTAGAATTACGTCAAAACAAAGAGTTAGAGCAATTCACCGTTCCCGAGAAAC is a genomic window of Mesorhizobium huakuii containing:
- a CDS encoding tetratricopeptide repeat protein; this encodes MTADPARAVAFLQAGVQRQDMYSMNLLGRNYLSGQGVEKDPKAALALFQKAIDLGQPYAPASLGRMYRDGVGIERNLAEAQRLFELGTARGDQSGAYDRAVLEMDKGTNADQAVAVRYLAFAAALDFRKELPDVPKTLAKFGVKAKTTALRELRQQLKSKIPVSGSLETQLVNVARAVWEEANPRRDVF
- a CDS encoding OmpA family protein, yielding MFEVVAFWWKTTSKGPAARAFGLIVALCGLLLLGSQAANAAPNWTLDPTASVITYQSVKKNTIVETNKIRNITGTLSAAGDAKVTFDLNSVDTGVDLRNVRMRFLFFETFKYPTAELTAKVDPAAFADLATKRRVKATLPFRLNLHGVDKDLEASVVVTMISDNMVSVASEAPVAVHVEDFGLLPNIDKLQQAANVTNIVPTASVSFDFVFTADGSKPAATPTTAASSADVGPVATDAAKANFSDEECLNRFAVLSRTGAIYFRPASARLDAKSRPLLTEVEGVVGKCPSLKVEVSGYTDSDGSPEANKQLSERRAQAVADALIAAGIPRNQVSSAGYGEERPVAANDTPKNKALNRRIEFSATKL
- a CDS encoding caspase family protein, whose product is MRSDPIARCGGLFRAAALALLALLLTLTAASAERRVALVLGNAQYQHAAPLANPVRDAQAMAERLKKLDFEVVSGFDLTKPQTQATIAQFAKQVRGADIALFFYAGHGLQVSGKNYLLPVDAALEDETSLDFEAVSVDFVLRQMSRETSIRLVFLDACRDNPLAEVLAKTAGVHGASSGLAEIPIENGGAGTLVAFAASPNQLAYDGSGEHSPFTAALLQHIGESNVSITEAMNRVTGDVFKATAGKQRPWLNVSLTTEVVLHKVDLNAPLIVGEASTPQAEGGSDARNTGAAGASGQSNDQLALDVLRQKIPKLASDAPILFNHPVDFGDAAIDGKSIAELIKGKPLFSPVEGLDKSVWEGKHCDGCHEWNEARLCDQAKNFAANDVSVLRLQHPLGTRFKVALAKWAQGGCK
- a CDS encoding DUF6931 family protein; the encoded protein is MANGLRFKTARDLFTACPAIARDMKTLPTDQSSIAFCRDLLAGRVPEEAITFCAYLLPERAAVWWAHECLSHLTELFDGTDQELLAHIGDWVGEPDNPRHRAAVSAAAVTPPTTPVGWIALAAGWRDSSATAATMAPALQPFPAAHAVNAGILAGLARVALADRFAVLSAFVEMGIQMAEIEALRQSADAY
- a CDS encoding OmpA family protein, whose translation is MQWGRSAFVLAVVFFSTHASADPVQKSEDIVKFFTGAADLGKSRGICVGTEEECKSKTKAKDAPGEKSSLDMLINFGLDSATLDTTARAELDEFAKALKDSRLSTFSFVVEGYTDATGTVHYNEGLSQRRAKSVAAFLTASGVDPSRINAIGMGEKNPRSPNPYDPVNRRVEMRIKTQ